The following proteins are encoded in a genomic region of Variovorax paradoxus:
- a CDS encoding dihydrodipicolinate synthase family protein: MTTRLRGVLAPVLTPFDAKLAPDVGRLIAHCRWLIDNHAGLALFGTNSEAASISVAERKSLTEALLEAGIPAARMMPGTGACALPDAVELSRHASQLGVAGLLVLPPFFFKGVSDDGVFAYYAEIIEQVGPGCAPIYLYHIPQFTQVPITLGLIERLRKRYPTVIAGAKDSSGDWANTQAMLDHFAADGFDVFPASESLLSKALPLGAAGCISATVNMNPAGIHRLFEGWRGDQAGELQASADAVRQVFQGGAMIPAMKHAVATYATDAPWRTVRPPLVPLDAALRESLDARLRAIDFSMPGYPRA; this comes from the coding sequence ATGACCACCAGACTCCGCGGCGTCCTTGCGCCGGTCCTGACACCCTTCGACGCCAAGCTGGCGCCCGACGTCGGACGGCTCATCGCGCATTGCAGGTGGCTCATCGACAACCACGCGGGCCTGGCCCTCTTCGGCACCAATTCGGAGGCCGCGTCGATCTCCGTGGCCGAGCGGAAGTCGCTGACCGAAGCGCTGCTGGAAGCGGGCATTCCCGCCGCGCGGATGATGCCCGGGACCGGCGCCTGCGCCCTCCCCGACGCGGTCGAGCTTTCGCGGCATGCGTCGCAGCTCGGCGTGGCCGGCCTGCTGGTGCTGCCGCCGTTCTTCTTCAAGGGCGTCTCCGACGACGGCGTGTTCGCGTATTACGCGGAAATCATCGAACAGGTCGGACCGGGCTGCGCGCCGATCTACCTGTACCACATCCCCCAGTTCACCCAGGTGCCGATCACCCTGGGCCTGATCGAGCGGCTCCGCAAGCGCTACCCCACCGTCATCGCCGGCGCCAAGGACTCTTCGGGGGACTGGGCGAACACCCAGGCCATGCTCGACCACTTCGCCGCCGACGGCTTCGACGTGTTTCCCGCCAGCGAATCCCTGCTCTCAAAGGCGCTGCCCCTGGGCGCCGCCGGCTGCATCAGCGCGACGGTGAACATGAATCCCGCGGGCATCCATCGCCTCTTCGAAGGATGGCGCGGCGATCAGGCCGGCGAGCTGCAGGCCAGCGCCGATGCGGTGCGCCAGGTGTTCCAGGGCGGCGCCATGATCCCCGCGATGAAGCACGCGGTGGCCACGTACGCCACCGATGCGCCATGGCGCACCGTGCGGCCGCCGCTCGTGCCGCTGGACGCGGCCCTGCGCGAAAGCCTCGACGCGCGGTTGCGGGCCATCGATTTCAGCATGCCGGGTTATCCGCGCGCCTGA
- a CDS encoding ABC transporter substrate-binding protein: MTPFPRSPAGSGRAAARRSAAAAIALAAALLALPGTPAMAQPQTLTMWSHWPDEASKRSFIEERVKQFEAATPQCKVNLQFVQKADLYTSVKTSVRTGQAPDIFWLEPDEIAFAKSGYLEPLDKYIDLANLEDWAKRAWTWNGKVYAMPQEAYSVELYYNRDLMKKIGVTPPAGMQMTQAQFTEMVKRSVAAGITPTATGVGDRPYPGAYFLQEILLRKLGTEDYEKLLTGKLPFQDPRVIEAMTWVKQLVDAGMFPRSMATMKLGESHYYFHTNPGALMFPIASWYTGRAFVAPEKGGQPKDFALGLMKYPAMDGSKCPECKTLAVGGSYVMYARSKNKECAGKMLSSLATVENGNKWMESVLLQTGVRTDPSRITSIYAPYFKELQERGAGARYFIGTPLHYMSGKCGDTFAQVLNRAFPGGLVSVNDAAAQMDAACKAAG, encoded by the coding sequence ATGACGCCCTTCCCTCGTTCCCCCGCCGGATCCGGCCGCGCCGCCGCCCGCCGAAGCGCAGCGGCGGCAATCGCCCTCGCCGCGGCCTTGCTGGCCCTCCCCGGGACGCCCGCCATGGCGCAGCCGCAGACGCTCACGATGTGGAGCCACTGGCCCGACGAGGCTTCCAAACGCAGCTTCATCGAAGAGCGCGTGAAGCAGTTCGAAGCGGCCACGCCCCAGTGCAAGGTCAACCTGCAGTTCGTCCAGAAGGCCGACCTCTACACCTCCGTGAAGACCTCGGTGCGCACCGGCCAGGCACCGGACATCTTCTGGCTCGAGCCCGACGAGATTGCCTTCGCCAAGAGCGGCTACCTCGAACCGCTCGACAAGTACATCGACCTGGCCAACCTCGAGGACTGGGCCAAGCGCGCGTGGACCTGGAACGGCAAGGTCTACGCGATGCCGCAGGAGGCCTACTCGGTCGAGCTCTACTACAACCGCGACCTGATGAAGAAGATCGGCGTGACGCCGCCGGCGGGCATGCAGATGACGCAGGCCCAGTTCACCGAGATGGTCAAGCGCTCGGTCGCGGCCGGCATCACGCCGACCGCCACCGGCGTGGGCGACCGGCCCTATCCGGGCGCGTATTTCCTGCAGGAGATCCTGCTGCGCAAGCTGGGCACCGAAGACTACGAGAAGCTCCTGACCGGCAAGCTGCCGTTCCAGGACCCGCGCGTGATCGAGGCCATGACATGGGTCAAGCAGCTTGTCGACGCCGGCATGTTCCCCCGCAGCATGGCGACCATGAAGCTGGGCGAGTCGCACTACTACTTCCACACCAACCCCGGCGCGCTGATGTTCCCGATTGCGAGCTGGTACACCGGGCGCGCCTTCGTGGCGCCGGAGAAGGGCGGGCAGCCCAAGGACTTCGCACTCGGCCTGATGAAGTACCCGGCCATGGACGGCAGCAAGTGTCCCGAGTGCAAGACGCTGGCCGTCGGCGGCAGCTACGTGATGTACGCGCGAAGCAAGAACAAGGAATGCGCGGGCAAGATGCTCTCCTCGCTCGCCACCGTGGAGAACGGCAACAAGTGGATGGAGAGCGTGCTGCTGCAGACGGGAGTCCGCACGGACCCTTCCCGCATCACCAGCATCTACGCGCCCTACTTCAAGGAACTGCAGGAACGCGGAGCCGGCGCCAGGTACTTCATCGGCACGCCGCTGCACTACATGAGCGGCAAGTGCGGCGACACCTTCGCTCAGGTGCTCAACCGGGCGTTCCCCGGCGGCCTGGTCAGCGTGAACGACGCCGCGGCGCAGATGGACGCGGCCTGCAAGGCCGCGGGCTGA
- a CDS encoding carbohydrate ABC transporter permease — MSDPSSGAAAALRRTLASWLSAPEADSRRASLPTVMLFLAPALLVYAALTAYPVLRTFYNSFFNVADLASSEFVGWTHYAEVFKDKTFWAAVRNTAIWSVIGPVLDVVAGLLLALCLYAGVPFSRFLRVAWFTPVLLSYVVVGIMWVWIYNYDWGVVNGLLRAVGLQAWSQAWLGDPRFALGSLIVTHAWKWAGFNMVVCLAALHSLPSEVLEAAELDNCGWWHKLTDVIVPMLWPTLLNLYILAFIGKMKVFDLVWIMTEGGPVWSTETVSTYVYKRAFNWNTFDLGYPSAIAVVWFFVVVGFVVFFNVLFRRRERMEY; from the coding sequence ATGAGTGATCCTTCTTCCGGCGCCGCCGCGGCCCTGCGCCGCACGCTCGCGTCCTGGTTGTCAGCGCCGGAGGCCGACTCCCGGCGCGCGTCCCTGCCCACCGTGATGCTGTTCCTCGCGCCTGCACTGCTCGTGTACGCGGCGCTGACGGCGTACCCGGTGCTGCGCACCTTCTACAACAGCTTCTTCAACGTGGCCGACCTGGCTTCGTCGGAGTTCGTCGGCTGGACTCACTATGCCGAGGTGTTCAAGGACAAGACGTTCTGGGCGGCCGTGCGCAACACCGCCATCTGGTCGGTCATCGGACCCGTCCTCGACGTGGTGGCCGGCCTGCTGCTCGCGCTGTGCCTGTACGCCGGCGTGCCGTTCTCGCGCTTCCTGCGCGTCGCCTGGTTCACCCCGGTACTGCTGTCCTATGTGGTGGTGGGAATCATGTGGGTCTGGATCTACAACTACGACTGGGGCGTCGTCAATGGCTTGCTGCGCGCAGTCGGGCTGCAGGCCTGGTCTCAGGCCTGGCTCGGCGACCCGCGCTTCGCGCTCGGCTCGCTGATCGTGACCCACGCCTGGAAGTGGGCGGGCTTCAACATGGTCGTCTGCCTCGCCGCGCTGCATTCGCTGCCCTCCGAGGTGCTCGAGGCCGCCGAGCTCGACAACTGCGGCTGGTGGCACAAGCTCACCGACGTCATCGTGCCCATGCTCTGGCCCACCTTGCTCAACCTCTACATCCTCGCCTTCATCGGGAAGATGAAGGTCTTCGACCTGGTCTGGATCATGACCGAGGGCGGCCCGGTGTGGTCGACCGAGACCGTGTCGACCTACGTCTACAAGCGGGCCTTCAACTGGAACACCTTCGACCTCGGCTATCCGTCGGCAATTGCGGTCGTCTGGTTCTTCGTGGTGGTCGGCTTCGTCGTCTTCTTCAACGTCCTGTTCCGTCGCCGCGAGCGCATGGAGTACTGA
- a CDS encoding carbohydrate ABC transporter permease, with product MTSASPALKPPFAADHRDSLSTTLSRMLRNGGLMAAVVLYTLYAALPFLWIGTMSVRTTAEISANHFAWPETFHWEKFRIAWVDSNFAQYFWNSTIVVVSAVAIVTLLGAAAAHCLARYNFRGNRLVYFILFSSIVFPPQIILISLFQVLVEYDLYNSRLGLMIVYVSLQLPLTVYLLEGFFARIPQDLFDAAKMDGYSDFEIFWRIVLPVGMPAIATTIILNFIQLWNEFLFAVVLLSDQGARTLPIGIRAYMGDYFQDIGMIATGMMIAVIPVVVLYAFFSEKLIQGMTAGAVK from the coding sequence ATGACCTCCGCCTCCCCTGCCCTCAAACCGCCCTTCGCGGCCGATCATCGCGACTCGCTCTCGACCACGCTTTCGCGCATGCTGCGCAACGGCGGGCTCATGGCTGCCGTGGTGCTCTACACGCTCTACGCCGCGCTGCCCTTCCTGTGGATCGGCACGATGTCGGTGCGCACCACCGCCGAGATCAGCGCCAACCACTTCGCATGGCCCGAAACCTTCCATTGGGAGAAGTTCCGCATCGCATGGGTGGACTCGAACTTCGCGCAGTACTTCTGGAACAGCACGATCGTGGTCGTCTCGGCGGTGGCCATCGTCACGCTGCTGGGCGCGGCGGCGGCGCACTGCCTGGCGCGCTACAACTTCCGCGGCAACCGGCTGGTCTATTTCATCCTGTTCAGCTCGATCGTCTTCCCGCCGCAGATCATCCTGATCTCGCTGTTCCAGGTGCTCGTGGAGTACGACCTCTACAACTCCCGGCTTGGCCTGATGATCGTCTACGTGAGCCTGCAGCTGCCGCTGACGGTGTACCTGCTCGAAGGCTTCTTCGCGCGCATTCCGCAGGACCTGTTCGATGCCGCCAAGATGGACGGGTATTCCGACTTCGAGATCTTCTGGCGCATCGTGCTGCCGGTGGGCATGCCGGCGATCGCGACCACCATCATCCTGAACTTCATCCAGCTGTGGAACGAGTTCCTCTTCGCGGTGGTGCTGCTGAGCGACCAGGGCGCGCGCACGCTCCCGATCGGCATCCGCGCCTACATGGGCGACTACTTCCAGGACATCGGAATGATCGCCACCGGCATGATGATCGCGGTCATCCCGGTCGTGGTGCTGTACGCCTTCTTCTCCGAGAAGCTCATCCAGGGCATGACGGCGGGTGCCGTCAAGTGA
- a CDS encoding ABC transporter ATP-binding protein — protein MAAVHLENIFKRYKGTAQPAVDDVSLSVQDGEFMVLLGPSGCGKSTTLRMIAGLEAISDGSLVIDARQVNEVPAKDRDIAMVFQSYALYPHMTVADNLSFGLRRRKIDGRQIAARVKSAADILGLNELLARKPAALSGGQRQRVALGRAIVREPKVFLFDEPLSNLDAALRVNTRNELVRLHQRLGATMIYVTHDQVEAMTMGQRICVMNKGKVAQVGRPLDVYRAPADAFVARFLGNPPMNILRARIAQGQPSPVAALAGGELSLARWARAALPAAGELLVGVRPEELQLHEPREDRGTLCGTVSAVEPLGAETLLMVSLDGNAGDVMARLHRDVQGRIGDRVGLSIPSGALYLFDAGTEKAIPAADVGVA, from the coding sequence GTGGCAGCCGTCCATCTCGAAAACATCTTCAAGCGCTACAAGGGCACCGCGCAGCCCGCCGTCGACGACGTGTCGCTGTCCGTGCAGGACGGCGAGTTCATGGTCCTGCTCGGCCCCTCGGGCTGCGGAAAGTCGACCACGCTGCGCATGATCGCGGGGCTGGAGGCGATCAGCGACGGTTCGCTGGTCATCGACGCCCGCCAAGTCAACGAGGTGCCCGCGAAGGACCGCGACATCGCCATGGTGTTCCAGTCCTATGCGCTCTACCCGCACATGACTGTCGCCGACAACCTGTCGTTCGGCCTGCGCCGGCGCAAGATCGACGGCCGGCAGATTGCAGCGCGCGTCAAATCGGCGGCCGACATCCTGGGCCTGAACGAACTGCTGGCGCGCAAGCCCGCGGCGCTGTCGGGCGGCCAGCGGCAGCGCGTCGCGCTGGGCCGCGCGATCGTGCGCGAACCCAAGGTCTTCCTGTTCGACGAGCCGCTCTCGAACCTCGACGCCGCGCTGCGCGTGAACACCCGCAACGAACTGGTGCGGCTGCACCAGCGGCTCGGCGCGACCATGATCTACGTGACGCACGACCAGGTCGAGGCCATGACCATGGGCCAGCGGATCTGCGTCATGAACAAGGGCAAGGTCGCGCAGGTCGGCCGCCCGCTGGACGTCTACCGCGCGCCGGCCGATGCGTTCGTCGCCCGCTTCCTCGGCAACCCGCCGATGAACATCCTGCGGGCCCGCATCGCCCAGGGCCAGCCCTCGCCGGTGGCGGCGCTCGCGGGCGGCGAACTGTCGCTCGCGCGCTGGGCGCGGGCCGCGCTGCCGGCGGCCGGTGAACTGCTGGTCGGCGTGCGGCCCGAGGAACTGCAGCTGCACGAGCCGCGCGAAGACCGTGGCACGCTGTGCGGCACGGTCTCGGCCGTCGAGCCCCTCGGTGCCGAGACACTGCTCATGGTCTCGCTCGACGGCAATGCCGGCGATGTCATGGCGCGCCTGCACCGCGACGTCCAGGGCCGCATCGGCGACCGCGTCGGGCTCAGCATTCCGAGCGGCGCGCTCTACCTCTTCGATGCCGGCACGGAAAAGGCGATCCCCGCGGCCGACGTGGGCGTGGCATGA
- a CDS encoding Gfo/Idh/MocA family protein yields the protein MTAPLRVGLIGAGWVTAHHLAGWRALAEQATVVAIADPNTANAQARAREFGIPRVFASAEEMFDAMALDAVDVAAPREFHAAIVRAAARRGLAVLCQKPLAPTLAEARALADEVAPRCRLMVHENWRFRACYRDLAGWLAEGRIGEVVQAHMTLWTSGLLPDETGRLPALERQPFIAGLDRALVMEILIHHIDTLRFLLGELTLVHARLGRGSPSMRGEDRAFLSFETATRAPVALMANLSVHGRLPAPPDRLTLVGTEGTIELEEDTLRCIGARPAEKRYDLPACYLASYAATIAHFVQSLRDARPFETEPADNLRTLALVEAVYQQGGIASHR from the coding sequence ATGACGGCACCGTTGCGCGTGGGCCTCATCGGGGCGGGCTGGGTCACCGCGCACCATCTCGCGGGCTGGCGGGCCCTCGCGGAACAGGCCACGGTCGTGGCCATCGCCGACCCGAACACCGCGAACGCCCAGGCGCGCGCGCGCGAATTCGGCATCCCCCGCGTGTTCGCGAGTGCGGAGGAAATGTTCGATGCGATGGCGCTCGATGCCGTCGACGTCGCGGCGCCACGCGAATTCCATGCGGCGATCGTGCGCGCCGCGGCCCGGCGCGGCCTGGCCGTGCTGTGCCAGAAGCCGCTGGCGCCGACGCTCGCCGAGGCCCGCGCGCTGGCCGACGAAGTGGCGCCCCGGTGCCGGCTCATGGTCCACGAGAACTGGCGCTTTCGCGCGTGCTACCGCGACCTCGCGGGATGGCTCGCGGAGGGCCGCATCGGCGAAGTGGTCCAGGCGCACATGACGCTGTGGACCTCGGGGCTGCTGCCCGACGAGACCGGCCGGCTGCCCGCGCTCGAGCGCCAGCCCTTCATCGCCGGCCTCGACCGGGCGCTCGTGATGGAGATCCTGATCCACCACATCGACACGCTGCGCTTCCTGCTGGGCGAGCTGACGCTGGTCCATGCGCGACTCGGGCGCGGGAGCCCGTCGATGCGCGGCGAAGACCGCGCCTTCCTGTCCTTCGAGACCGCCACCCGTGCCCCGGTGGCATTGATGGCGAATCTATCGGTGCACGGCCGCCTGCCGGCCCCGCCCGACCGGCTGACGCTGGTCGGGACCGAAGGGACGATCGAGCTCGAGGAAGACACGCTGCGCTGCATCGGCGCACGCCCTGCCGAGAAGCGCTACGACCTGCCCGCCTGCTATCTCGCCTCCTACGCCGCGACGATCGCGCATTTCGTCCAGAGCCTGCGCGACGCTCGCCCCTTCGAAACCGAACCCGCCGACAACCTGCGCACGCTCGCGCTGGTCGAAGCCGTGTACCAGCAGGGAGGAATCGCGAGCCACCGATGA
- a CDS encoding aldo/keto reductase family oxidoreductase — MSTTQTLSTFTLGDRAVRRLGYGAMQLAGPGVFGPPKDREAALAVLREAVASGVDHIDTSDFYGPHITNQIIREALAPYGKDLVIVTKIGARRSETGGWLPAFSPEELTQAVHDNLRNLGLDVLEVVNLRIMFDVHGPAEGSIEAQLAALAELQHRGLVRHIGLSNVTPAQVAEGRRICRIACVQNQYNLVHRNDDALIDDLAHGGIPYVPFFPLGGFTPLQSSALSDVAQRLDATPMQVALAWLLRRSPNILLIPGTSSVGHLRENLAAGKLELPADAVEALDRVAAPVIG; from the coding sequence ATGTCCACCACGCAGACCCTCAGCACCTTCACCCTCGGCGACCGCGCGGTCCGTCGGCTCGGCTACGGCGCCATGCAGCTCGCCGGCCCCGGCGTGTTCGGCCCGCCGAAAGATCGCGAGGCCGCGCTGGCCGTGCTGCGCGAAGCGGTGGCCAGCGGTGTCGATCACATCGACACGAGCGACTTCTACGGCCCGCACATCACCAACCAGATCATCCGCGAGGCTCTCGCCCCCTACGGGAAGGACCTTGTCATCGTCACCAAGATCGGGGCGCGGCGCTCCGAAACGGGCGGCTGGCTGCCGGCGTTCTCGCCCGAGGAACTGACACAGGCGGTGCACGACAACTTGCGCAACCTCGGGCTCGACGTGCTGGAGGTGGTGAACCTGCGCATCATGTTCGACGTGCACGGTCCGGCCGAAGGGTCGATCGAGGCGCAGCTCGCGGCACTGGCCGAGCTGCAGCACCGGGGCCTCGTACGCCACATCGGCCTGAGCAACGTGACGCCCGCCCAGGTCGCAGAGGGGCGCCGCATCTGCCGCATTGCCTGCGTGCAGAACCAGTACAACCTCGTACACCGCAACGACGATGCGCTGATCGACGACCTGGCGCATGGCGGCATCCCGTACGTTCCTTTTTTCCCGCTCGGTGGCTTCACCCCGCTGCAGTCCTCAGCGCTTTCCGACGTGGCGCAACGCCTGGACGCCACGCCGATGCAGGTGGCGCTGGCCTGGCTGCTGCGACGCTCGCCCAACATCCTGCTGATTCCCGGCACCTCATCGGTCGGGCATCTGCGCGAAAACCTGGCCGCAGGGAAGCTGGAGTTGCCGGCGGATGCGGTCGAGGCGCTGGATCGCGTGGCTGCTCCGGTTATCGGGTGA
- a CDS encoding LysR family transcriptional regulator, which translates to MNVDLGDLNAFVAVAGAKGFRDGARLSGGSASGLSEAVRRLEAQLGVRLLHRTTRSVRPTEAGERLLERLRPALTEVEAALDVVNGFRDRPAGTLKLNVPISAARLVLPSIVPRFLAAYPDISLEVIAEDGFVDVLAAGCDAGIRYDERLEQDMVAVPIGPRLQRFAVAAAPSYLDRHGRPEHPRDLLGHNCLRGRFASGSMPPWEFERDGEILRIEVTGQLTVRIGAAADLSVDAALAGAGVVYLFEDWLRPHLDSGALEPVLEPWWPRFSGPFLYYPGRRLLPAPLRAFVDFIQRAS; encoded by the coding sequence ATGAATGTCGATCTCGGGGATCTCAACGCCTTCGTCGCCGTGGCAGGCGCCAAGGGCTTTCGCGACGGCGCGCGCCTGAGCGGCGGCAGCGCGTCGGGCTTGAGCGAGGCGGTGCGCCGGCTCGAAGCTCAACTCGGCGTACGGTTGCTCCACCGCACGACGCGCAGCGTGCGGCCGACGGAAGCAGGAGAACGCCTGCTCGAGCGGCTGAGGCCCGCGCTCACCGAAGTCGAAGCGGCGCTCGACGTGGTGAACGGCTTTCGCGACCGGCCGGCCGGCACGCTCAAGCTGAACGTGCCGATCAGCGCCGCGCGGCTCGTGCTGCCATCGATCGTGCCGCGCTTTCTTGCGGCCTACCCCGATATCTCCCTTGAAGTGATTGCGGAGGACGGCTTCGTCGATGTGCTGGCCGCCGGTTGCGATGCCGGCATTCGCTACGACGAGCGGCTCGAGCAGGACATGGTGGCCGTGCCGATCGGCCCGCGCTTGCAACGCTTTGCCGTAGCGGCAGCTCCCTCCTACCTCGATCGGCATGGCCGGCCCGAACATCCGCGCGATCTGCTGGGCCACAACTGCTTGCGCGGACGTTTTGCCAGCGGGTCGATGCCTCCGTGGGAGTTCGAGCGCGACGGCGAAATCTTGCGCATCGAAGTGACCGGCCAACTGACCGTGCGAATCGGTGCAGCGGCAGATCTCTCGGTCGATGCGGCGCTGGCCGGTGCCGGCGTGGTCTACCTGTTCGAAGACTGGCTGCGGCCGCACCTCGACAGCGGTGCGCTCGAACCCGTCCTCGAGCCCTGGTGGCCGCGTTTCTCCGGGCCCTTCCTCTACTACCCCGGCCGCCGGCTGCTGCCGGCGCCGTTACGGGCTTTTGTGGATTTCATCCAAAGGGCGTCCTAG
- a CDS encoding DNA polymerase II — protein MTSTELKGFILTRHWRDAPAGTEIEYWLATDAGPRKVVLTSRSSVAFVATRHRAAVEAHLAAMPGVQLRELALKTFQQEAVLGVYAKHFRQLGRLARTLQAEGIPLLEADVRPHDRYLMERFITAGVRVEGGRAEDATIVDCKLKPAPEYRPVLKVVSLDIETSQNEALYSIALDGTPERVVFMLGEPPPEPLSDAPSGSDEPMAFSLIYCASRKVMLEKLNDWFERNDPDVLIGWNVIQFDLRVLQKTANDCGVQLLLGRERRPIEWRTHPGKQGYLFAPTPGRVVIDGIDALKAAVWSFPSFSLETVSQALLGEGKAIGDEYDKMAEIERRYQQDKPALALYNIRDCELVLRIFDKAKLLQFVMERAQATGLQADHFGGSIAAFSHHYLPRMHRLGYVAPNVGEIPSKAYPGGYVMDSKPGFYDSVVVLDYKSLYPSIIRTFLVDPVGLVEGSNAGDPAMSVKGPEGTVFSRDKHCLPEIVTTLWRARDEAKKAKNEPLSQALKLLMNSFAGVLGAAECRFFNPALVSAVTLRGHEMMKLTREFVEKRGYEAIYGDTDSIFIWLKRTHTNDEAHAVAATLAADINDWWTRMLSEEQGLESFLEIEVDTHYRKFFMPTIRGSEVGSKKRYAGLSADASGKEEMVYRGLEMARSDWTPLARQFQQGLLSRIFQGEPYKEFVTDYAKSTLAGAKDDLLIYRKRLRHRLDAYLVNVPPQVRAARIADEHNSRVGRPMQYQKGGWIQYVMTQNGPEPLETRHSRIDYEHYLTRQLQPIADAILQPIGESFMALTTAQRGLF, from the coding sequence GTGACGTCCACAGAACTCAAGGGCTTCATCCTCACGCGCCACTGGCGGGATGCACCTGCCGGCACGGAGATCGAGTACTGGCTGGCAACCGACGCGGGGCCGAGGAAGGTGGTGCTGACCTCCCGCAGCAGCGTCGCATTCGTCGCCACCCGGCACCGGGCCGCGGTTGAAGCCCATCTCGCGGCCATGCCGGGCGTGCAGCTGCGTGAGCTTGCGCTCAAGACTTTCCAACAGGAAGCGGTCCTCGGCGTCTATGCGAAGCACTTCCGCCAACTCGGTCGGTTGGCGCGCACCCTCCAGGCGGAGGGCATTCCCTTGCTCGAGGCCGACGTGCGCCCGCATGACCGCTACCTGATGGAGCGCTTCATCACCGCCGGCGTGCGGGTGGAAGGAGGGCGGGCAGAGGACGCCACCATCGTCGACTGCAAACTCAAGCCCGCGCCCGAATACCGGCCCGTGCTGAAGGTCGTCTCGCTCGACATCGAGACGAGCCAGAACGAGGCGCTCTATTCGATTGCGCTGGACGGCACGCCGGAGCGTGTCGTCTTCATGCTCGGCGAGCCGCCACCAGAGCCGCTATCGGACGCGCCATCCGGATCGGATGAGCCCATGGCCTTCTCGCTCATCTATTGCGCGTCCCGCAAGGTGATGCTCGAGAAGCTCAACGACTGGTTCGAGCGGAACGACCCCGACGTTCTCATCGGCTGGAACGTCATCCAGTTCGACCTGCGTGTGCTTCAGAAAACAGCCAACGACTGTGGCGTGCAGCTCCTTCTGGGACGGGAGCGCCGCCCCATCGAATGGCGAACCCATCCGGGCAAGCAGGGCTACCTGTTTGCACCCACACCGGGCCGGGTCGTCATCGACGGCATCGACGCACTCAAGGCCGCGGTGTGGAGCTTCCCGTCGTTCAGCCTCGAGACCGTCTCGCAAGCGCTGCTCGGTGAAGGCAAGGCCATCGGCGACGAGTACGACAAGATGGCAGAGATCGAGCGGCGCTACCAGCAAGACAAGCCTGCGCTCGCGCTCTACAACATCCGGGACTGCGAGCTGGTCCTGCGGATCTTCGACAAGGCCAAGCTGCTGCAGTTCGTGATGGAGCGGGCCCAGGCCACCGGCCTTCAGGCCGACCACTTCGGCGGCTCCATCGCCGCGTTCAGCCACCATTACTTGCCGCGGATGCACCGCCTGGGCTACGTGGCGCCGAATGTGGGCGAGATTCCGAGCAAGGCCTATCCCGGCGGGTACGTGATGGACTCGAAACCGGGGTTCTATGACTCCGTCGTGGTGCTGGACTACAAGAGCCTCTACCCGTCGATCATCCGGACCTTCCTGGTCGACCCGGTGGGCCTCGTCGAGGGATCGAACGCCGGCGACCCGGCCATGAGCGTCAAGGGACCCGAGGGGACAGTCTTTTCGCGCGACAAGCACTGCCTGCCCGAGATCGTGACCACGCTCTGGCGCGCCCGGGACGAGGCCAAGAAAGCGAAGAACGAGCCGCTGTCGCAAGCGCTGAAGCTGCTCATGAACTCCTTCGCCGGCGTGCTGGGTGCGGCCGAGTGCCGATTCTTCAACCCCGCGCTGGTGTCCGCCGTGACCCTGCGCGGGCACGAGATGATGAAGCTCACGCGAGAGTTCGTGGAGAAGCGGGGCTACGAGGCCATCTATGGCGATACCGACTCCATCTTCATCTGGCTCAAGCGCACTCATACCAACGACGAGGCGCATGCCGTCGCGGCAACTCTGGCAGCCGACATCAACGACTGGTGGACGCGCATGCTCAGCGAGGAGCAGGGCCTGGAGAGCTTTCTCGAAATCGAGGTCGACACGCACTACAGGAAATTCTTCATGCCCACCATCCGCGGCTCGGAGGTCGGCAGCAAGAAGCGCTACGCGGGTCTCAGCGCCGATGCCTCGGGCAAGGAGGAGATGGTGTACCGCGGACTGGAGATGGCGCGCAGCGACTGGACTCCGTTGGCGCGCCAGTTTCAGCAGGGTCTGCTGTCACGGATCTTTCAGGGCGAGCCCTACAAGGAGTTCGTGACCGACTATGCGAAGTCGACGCTGGCCGGTGCCAAGGACGACCTGCTCATCTATAGAAAGCGCCTGCGCCATCGGCTCGACGCCTACCTGGTCAACGTGCCGCCGCAGGTCCGCGCCGCTCGCATTGCCGACGAGCACAACAGCCGGGTCGGCCGCCCCATGCAGTATCAGAAAGGCGGCTGGATCCAATACGTCATGACGCAGAACGGGCCGGAGCCGCTGGAAACCCGCCATTCGCGCATCGACTACGAACACTACCTCACCAGGCAACTCCAGCCGATTGCCGACGCCATTCTTCAGCCTATCGGAGAAAGCTTCATGGCTTTGACGACTGCGCAGCGGGGGCTTTTCTAG